A window of Fusarium falciforme chromosome 1, complete sequence genomic DNA:
GATCGTGAGGCTCAGTGCGAGGCAGGTCAGTTGGGTAGTGGTACTGAACCTTGGCAGGTGTGTCACCCGTAGGCTGGTACTCCTGAAGAGCTGTGCCCGAGATGTCTTCCCGCAGGTTGGCTAGGGGCTGGCACAGCTGATCATTCAGGGGCTCCAGACCATCCTGAAGATCACCAAGGTCgagctccatctcctcgccgAGGTTCTGGACACGGTCAAACGTCGACTTGAAGTGGGCCGAGATGTTGCCAAATGACTCCTCGACAGTGTTGGACAGGGCCTGGACGGACTGGCCGTGAGTCTCGTGATGATGTCCATTCTCCGACTTGGCGCGAGTGACAAAGTCGTCGAGAGCCTCCATCTGGACATCGAGATCCTTAATCTGCTCGTCCACGACGCGGACCGTCTCGGCATGGACAGACTTGGCCGTGGCCTGGATCGAGTTGCTGTGCTCGTTGGCCGCAGTCCAGTCATCCTTTAGCTTCGTCTTGAGCTGATCGCGAgacttcttgacctcgtccaagagctcgccctccttgacaTCCCAAGATGTCATGCCCTCGCCGTAGTGAGAGACGGCGTTCTCGAGGTTTGTGTTGGCCTCAGCCATGCTCTTCTGAATAAGGACAGCCTTATCGTGAAGACGTGACTCCTGGGCCTCGGCCTGCGTGTTAATCAGGGCAGAGATCTGGGTCATGAGCTTCTGGCGATCGTCAACGGCTTGTCttcgctcctcctccaacgcgTCCTGGATACGGGTAGAAGTGGTGGCATTCTGCAACACGATGGTGTTTGTCGCAGCCTGAAGTTGTCGTCGGAGACTATCACACTCGGCTCGCTGGGCTGTGATGTGCTTAACAAGATCTTCAAAGATGGACTTGAAGTCCTTTCCAAGCGCGCTGTATGAGTTGTGTAGCTAGTTCAAATTAGTACATAACCTCCTTTGTATAAGTAGGAAGCCAACTTACCTGGCCGTGGAAAGCCGTCATCTCATTCAGCATATCCGCCGCTATCCTCTCAGCAGAGTGAGAGATAGACTGCAGACTCTCACCCATCCGGTCCTTGACGGTATCGCGTACcaccttgatctcctccagCACCTCATCCATGTCCTCCTTTGACTTTTGCTTGCCATCCagaagctgcttcttggactCGACAAAGGTGCCAAAGTGCTCATCCAGGAATGTCTGTGTTGATGAGAGCTTCCGTAGCTCCTCACTCACAAACTCCTCCATTCGCTTTCCAACGCTCGCGATGTGCTCCTGCTGCTCGTCCTGGAACTCCTCGATTCGCCTTTCAACCATGGAGGTGACATCGGCGACCTGGTCCTGAGATGTGCTCCACGTGTTGCGGTTGAGAGACTGCAGATCCGACTTGCGCTTGTTCTTGGCGTGAAGACCACCGACGTCGCGGACCGTCTTATGAAGCTTGTTGATGAGCTCTCCGCCAACTTGtgtgagcttctcctccgtCTTCTGATGTGCTTTTCTGATCCTGGTCTCCTCAGCCAGCGACTTTCGCGTGGCTGAAAGAACAATCTCGGTCTGGTCCAGCACCTCCTTGGTGTCATCTAGTAGGGCCTTGGTGCCCTCGTGATCCTTCTTGAGACCCATGAACGTCGACTGGAGGTTGAACAGTTCCTGGACCTTGTTCCGTAGGTTGCTCTCTAGAGTCTCGAGTTTGGCGGCCTGTTCCTCGTTGACGATGCGGCGCGACTCGCTTTGAGCCGTCATCTCCTCGTATGCCTCGTTGGAGAGGTAGACACCATTGCGCTGGCGGGTAGCGATCAGCTcgctcttgagcttctcaatcTCCATGGTAAAGTCCTTCAGCagcgtcttcttctccatcatgggGTTGAGCTGTGGCTTGTTCTTGATGTTCTTGGCCCGGAAGGCGTAGTCGAGCGTCGAGATGGTCTCCTCCAGGTTGCTCTTTGCAGGAGAGATGGTGGCGATGATACAGGTCTTGGTCCTGCCTCCAAGAGAGTCTTGCAGTAGCCGAGTCAACTTGGACTCTCGGTAAGGAATGTGAGAACCGCGGTCGacgagggcgttgatgacTCGGCCGAGAGTCAGAAGAGACTTGTTGATAAGACCAGCCTCAGCGGCGCGCTTGTTCTCGGCGCCTGATCGTTGAATGTTCTCGCTGCCAGCCAAATCGACCAGGTTCAGCTTGCCGGCGCTGACGAGGGCGTCGACGCCGTGCTCGTTGGGCTTCCTCACGTAGGTGGTGATTGTGAAGACAGTGTGACTTCGAGAACTCAGGTCGTTGCACTTTGTGGCCGCCACCTGACGCCTCAAGCTACCCTCCTGAAGCACCTTGACACCCTCGGCAGCTGTCTTGATGTGCTTTTCCTCCATGCCCTGAACCACGGTACTCGTGTGACCCCGCCGTGAGGTGTCGTCGTagatcttgagcttggcgcTCTCGTCGGACGAGAGCAGGTCGCGGAGCTCCTCGTTGTAGAGCTCGATGAAGGAGCATTTGATTGTGCTCTCGGcgtcctcgagctcgagcttgTTGAATAGCGTCTGAAGAACACGGGGAATGATACCGGCCTCGTCTGAGAGAAGACCTAGAGTTTCGGTCATGTCGCCTGACATTGTGTACGTCTTTCCCGTGCCAGTCTGTCCGTAGGCAAAAATGGTGCAGTTGTATCCGGAGAGCATCTAGTGACAATGGTTAGCAATTGACTTCCAAGCACAGCCAGAAACCTACCTCGTCAAGAATCGGCTTCACTGTATCGTCAAAGACCATGTTCTGGTCGGCGGCCTGGGAAAAGACGCGGTCAAAGTTGTAAGAGCGGTTGCTCAAGGCACTGGGACCCATTGACAGCTCGACAACCTTTcccttgacagcatcagTAGCAACAACGACGTTGCTGTTCTCGCGGACCTCGCGCTCATTACGGCCGCGGCATCGCACGACGACGGTGATATTTGTCTCCTCTACCCCTGCGTCGGCGTCAAAGTCGCGTTCCTTGCGCTTGGTGCCGACCGTATTGACCGAGGTGACCGACTCGGAGGGCGACACGGCACCGCTGCGCTCCATGGAGCGCGCCGCGATCGAGGATGAGGCGTATCTGGTCGACGAGGCCCTCGTGCCCGCTGTTCTCACGTTGGCACGGCtgccggcgccggcgcgtaggctcgaggccatggcgatCCGGCTATGCTCCCGGTCGGAGCGTGTTGGGCGTTGGTGAGCCACGGTGGGCAACTTCTGGTGGCGAGTCGGGGTGGATGGTGATGTGCGGTGAAGAGTCGAGTGTGGTTGTGGtaattgttgttgttgcgggAGCTTTGACGGTGCCCGCTTCATCTAGACATGTACTAGACTTTGACAAGTACGTTAATTGAAATTGAAAAAAAGAAACCCTGGATCCTAAAGTCAATGGCACAGAGGAGGGGATGCCTGCAGAGGGTTTGTTTCAGCAACGCAAGCCTTGTCTGGCGTAAGTAAATGTAAATACAAAGAGGGTTATACCGACATGGTCTATAAACTACCCAAGGCCCTTGTTTAGTGGTGCGGGTCCCATGCGGCAGCTGGGGTCAACACTGGCCATGGCGTCTATCACCACGGCAACGCCCTCTTTCGGCGATACGCCCACCCAATCGAGGCCATCCACATCTTTTGACAACGTTAACTCATGCAAGCCTCCAGCTGTCAGCCAAAGGACGGTCCTCTAGACTGATTTTTCAAAACTCTTGCGCCTTATGTGAAGCCCCCTGAGATCCATTGTCTCAGCGGCCGAGTCTATCTTGCCAGAGACACTAAAATAGCCTGCCTCTCTACATAACCCTCAAGACTCCAACATTAAACCCTCCTTTGACCATATGGTATCATGTCATCCGTCGTGAACCTTTTCTCCTATTCCGTATCCATCTTGTCACCGTCATCATCCTTCTTTGTCTCGTCTGTCGgcgccttcttctcatcttcCCCGTTTGCCTCGCTAacatccttgtccttgagttCGTCCTCAACCCCATTCTCTTTGACCTTCTTTAGTGCGTCACCTTCGAGCTCCTGTTCAGCCTCACGTTTCGTGCCAACGCTCTCCGCGCTGGGGCTCTTGGCTTCGCTCTCGCCTTCGGCATCTCCATCAGCATCCATGCTATCATCTGTCTTGTGCTCGTCTCCATCGTGTTTTCTCCcaacagcagcctcaacGTCAATGCCCTGCATTTCTAGACCACCTTCGCCCACGTagcttgttgttgaagatTGAGGGCCTGTGTCGTCGACACCAATCTCCTCCGGTCCTCGTGCATGTGgtgtctcctcctcttcctcctgagCTTGCTGTAGCTgctgttcttgttcttgttcttgttggcgcTGCCGAAGctgctcctcttcttcttcctcctcctctcccaaCGTGAGACCTCCCTCGTGGGCAGCCTCTTGGGCTCGTGACAACTGGCTTACAGGGACCACTCCTGCTCGTTGCTCCTGTCGCAACAGCTCACCCTGCGTGACGCCACGTGCATGTCCCGTTGATGGAATGCCATTCACACTGACAGAGACGGTTTCGATACTACCCACGCCATTGGGGCCGTCGATGGTTTCTGTGCTTTCGCTGTGAATCTGCGCACCAGGCGTGTTCTGTCCACTGTCGGGGCTGCGCCTCGTTAGCCACGGGATGGGAGTCAAAAGAGCTCCTCCTAGCGCCTCGTCTGTGCCCAAAGCTGCCGTCGTCGGATTGCTCCACGCGACTGCCACAGCCGGATCGTTTGCGTCTTCGCCATTTAGGTGCATCGATGACATGTCGGGAATGGGCGGGGGCAGAGGGTAGATGTTAGTCCCCGAGGTCACCTGCACGGTGCGATCGACTGCATGTAAATAAGGCGCCAGCGCCTTGTAGTGCGCGCGAGGCTGCAAGATCAGGTCGGCCAGGCGCTGGATCGTATGAGGCGGGTAGGTGTCAAAGGTCTGGAGGTGGCTGGTGATGTCGAAGAGCATGTCGGCGAGCTGCTTTGGGAGCGTGCCTTCGATGGGCTGCGTGGCAGGGAGCGACTCGGTCGGCGCATTCTCCTTGTTGGCTTCTTGGGACGAGTCGCCGGGTGGTGATGACGGCTGCGTAGACGCGAGCTTGTCCCCGGCGGTTTCGGGGGTCGGTGGCGGGGGAGGGAGTTTTGGGATCGGAAAGTCGTTGTGTGCGATCTGAGAAGGAGTCGGTCAGTACATACAAGGTCGTGGACAACTGCAGCTCTGAGGCTATACCGAGTCGAGTCTCGAGAGAATGTCGCTGCGCAAGGCGGGCCAAGCCTCCCTATCATCAAAGGTCAGACATCCAAATCCAAGAGTCGCATGCCCAGTTTGAGCTCACTTTTCGACTGAACAGCCGGATGCGACCTTGCCGAGCAGGCCATTATCGCTATCGACCTCCATGGTGGTTTGAGGAAATGACCAAAAGTTTAATTAGGGTGTTTGTTACTATCACCATCGGTCTCGCCCATCGCGCACTGAACGTTAGACTTGTATGTATGGGGGGTTTGTCACCCCGCTAGATGCATTTCCTCACCACCATACCCTCTATCAACCTCCCTCAGCAGGTTTCCACGAATAACTGAGATCGGACATCTTGGAATCATTGGCTGTAAATAATGTTGAAAAAGGTCCGATGGAGGAAACAGACACAGAAGTGGAATTAGAACGATTCAACAGACATGACGCGCTCATGCTACAGCTCAAGCATCATGTCCAAGCACTGGGGAACCGCaagaatattaagaaatGGGACGCGTGTCTTGGTCTGTCTACTTAATGATTAAAGGTATTCGTCCCCGTAGAGAGGCTGAGAAAAGTGAACAACAAGTCATCAACGGTATCAGCCCACCATCAATCCATCATTGGCCTCACAGCTGATGAGGATTATACATCCACCCAGATGGTTCAAAGACTGCCTTGAACTTGACGGCGTCATACGTCCCGATGGCGCAGCTTAGATCATGGAAGCCTTCCAAGCCCGTGACAGGCAGATCTTGCTCGGCGTCCGTCTCCTCATGCAGCGCCCACCCGCCCGTTAGAGTGCCGTTGCGGGTGAAGAAGATGTCGACCTGGGGTTTCTGCCCGCCGATGGGGCGGAAGGTCATGCCAATACCGTACGTCTCACCGCGGCGCATCGGCTCAGTGAAATCACGGCCACCCCAGCGATCGTTGACGTACTTGTGCCCATCGTCGCCGTGAACTGCCAGACTGCCACGATGCCAACCCGGCATTCGGAAGGAAGGGTAGGGCAGCGCCGTGAAGCCGAGACCAACGTAGACCTCCGGACTATCGCGCGTGATTTGGACCTCATAGTAAATGGTTTTGGGCTGTCCAAGGCGGATGGGATCATGCTCGGTGACAGAGTAGAGGGGCGGGTAGCCAATGATGCAACGGTCGGGCGAGTTCTTTGAGGTCCGACCCTCCCAATGTCCAGGGCTGACCCAGGTGAGCTTTCCGTTAAAGCCCATGGGCTCCATTAAACGGATGTTGCCCGCCTGAAGAGCCGACTTTCCGATCTGGTCCAGGTAGATGGGCTGTGTCATGGGATAGGCCTTGCACCAGTCTTCACcggcgatggcttcttcttcagtGGCATTGCTGGTCGGGGATCTATCATAGCCACTGAAGATGGCCGGTGGAGGGGGGAAAAGCGAGGTATCAGGCACAGCTACCTCCCAGTCGTGCTGGGGATGAGCGGCGAAGGCAGGCGGAggtccaggaggaggagcataTTGTTGACTTGGAGGTGGCCCTGGTGGAGGAGCATACTGCTGCGATGACGATTGTCCAGGTGGTGGTCCTGGAGGAGGTGCAAAGTCCGCAGCCTGCTTCTTGTCCGGGGGTGGGCCTGGAGGCGCTGTGTAACTCGGCTCTCCCAGATGATTGGGGTCGTTCTGTGGGTTATATTTGCTCTTCTTGACGTCTCCCTGGCTCTGCGACGACACAGGTCGCTGCACCGGACGCGGCGCCGGGTCGCTATCGCGTTCGTTCTTGCTTCCAAAGCACATGGCTAAGTGAATTTGCAGTGATGTTTTGTTGATGATTTGACTCGATGATGAAAGTGATGAGATGATGGTATGAGCTgggttgttgaggaggtcAAAACAAGGTTTCAGGCGCATGCAATGCAACCACTTGCACTTTGAGaaacagcagcagcgactGATGGCGAGCACCACCAACGAGAGCAGGAACAGCAATTGAGTCCTAGAACAAAGAAAAGAACAGACGCCATCTATTTACCAATTATTTATTGCCAGCACAGCACACTTTAAAGTCGTGGCTAAGCCACCTTTATTCCACCCTCATCTTAATCCAACACCACGCCGCTTCAGGCCTGGTTCGCGGCTGGGCACCCGTGCTATTAGTGACCAGCTGACGAACGAACAACACTGCCCCCGAGAGACAAACGCAAACGAGCGGCGCATTGCATCCTCAAAGAGCCTGAGCTACCAAGAACTGCCTTGCGTATGGCGTATTAGGCAAACTTACGTATGAGGCCATTTTCCATTGACCTGATGGATGTATCTGGCCCATGTCACAGCTACTGAAATCTGAGTGGGAGGTGTACATGGCATGGGGACAGGGAACCCTCATAGCCACTTTAAATTGCCTGACAAACTATCTAACAAGGACAATCCATGTTTGTGTCCCTTGAATATCCTCCCAAATCCATAGCAGTCATATGCTACCATGTGTCTGTTGTGCCTCACAACCACTCTCACCCGTGGTAGAGCGCACCCACTGGCGGCTTGGCTTAGCTGCCCCAAGCACTGGCCTCATTCTCATCAGGATAAAAGAATGCCACCACACTGATGATGATATACACCGCACAGAGCAGGGCACCCTCAAGGTAGTTGCTTCTGCCATCAAGAACCAGGAAGTTGACAATAAACGCCGACACAAAGAGACAAACAGTCTCAAACAGCGTAAAGTACAACGTCATCTCGCGGTCCATGATCCAGCCGAGAATAACAACCAATGgggtgatgaagatggcgatcTGGATCGAGCTGCCGACAGCCACACCAATAGCCAAATCCATCTTGTTCTTCATGGCCACTGTGATGGCTGTGACGTGTTCTGCAGCATTGCCCACAATGGGCAGGATGATGAGACCGATGAAGATTTCTCCGACCGATGAGGTGCTAACGACCTCCTCAATAGAGTCAACCAGGAACTCGGCGCAAACCGCAACCAGAGCCGTagagacgaggagaagaacaaCCGAGCCGATTTGGGAAAGgtgctcttcatcgtcatcctcccgATCAGCCTTCTGGGCGCCAGCGGcattcaaggccatcaacggAACCTGGGATGGCAGCATGGCACCAGGAGGGCGGAACTGCTGACCCAGGCGGTCAGGAAGCGAGTTGGTACGGCGAATACCATAGCGAACGCGGGGAACAGGACCAGAAGGGGCGGGAGGCAGAATACCTGGCTCTGGCTTCTCGGTGAAGACAGTGGGTGCCAGGTTCTTGACCGACATTCCTCTAAGGGGGAAGGGCCTTCGGCCACCAGTTGATGAGCCGGGTTCTGCCTCGTTCTGAACAGCGAAATCGACACGGCGAGGTTCACCCTCGCCGCGAATTTGCGCACTAGCCTCGGGCTGCTTGTTCCGTGATTGCGTTCCATCACCACCCTTTTCAGTGTCGTGATCGTGCCTCTTGTTCTTACGGTGTCTGtgtcggcgatggcgacgacgCCTGTGGGATCGACGtggttcctcttcttcatcaacggCTTGTTCACTCCCTTCATAAGAAGGGAATCGGGGGATCCGGTGCCTGGAAGCTGATGGTTCAGATACTTCTTCACCAGGGGTagtgttgttggtggtgaaaGAAGCGGCGCGAGTGGCTCTAGTGTTGGCAGTGTCGGCGGAAGCATTGCTAGATCTTCGACGTCGTCCACCACGAAGaaccttcttcatcctcttgcGGACGGTACCGTGGGAGGAATCAGAGTCAGAAGAGTCAGAGCTCGATGATGAGCTGTCGTCCGAGCTAGACGaatccagccagccagcagcaggaCCAGGGGTCGATTCAGCATCGACAATGTGCTGAGGCGTGGACTCGTACATGTAGGCGTGAGACTTGAGCTGGAACAAGAGGTAGATGATGTAGACGAGAAGGAGGATCTAACGCCAGTTAGGAGGATCACCTACAGAGAAGCAGCGGCTGAACTTACCACACTGGTTCCACGACTAATCTTAAGAGATTGGGCATCAGCAAGCTTTGTGTCGCTGAAAGAGGCGTGGAAAGCTGTCTGAATGAATTGTTAGCACGTTGTGACGGTATACTCCGTGTTATAACCTACCGGCAAAACCAGGCTGATGACACTGAGACTGAGCAAACAAGCACTCATCTGAGTGACTGTGCTGTTGTAGATCTAAAGGATACGGTTAGTACCAGAGAGCATCAGCGAGAGATGAGGCGACAAACCTGTTCTCGGTAGCGTAGACCACCAAGGAAGAAACCCATGCCAAGGATTAGCAGTAGGTTGGCCAAGATCGAACCCAAGAGGGAAGCCTGAACAATTCGAATCTCATCCTAAGACTAGTTAGTATTCATGGAACTTCAAGCAACTGCCAACACGTACCTTGACCAGAGCAATACTGTTGAAGGGAAGAAATAGATGTTAGC
This region includes:
- a CDS encoding Kinesin motor domain-containing protein produces the protein MKRAPSKLPQQQQLPQPHSTLHRTSPSTPTRHQKLPTVAHQRPTRSDREHSRIAMASSLRAGAGSRANVRTAGTRASSTRYASSSIAARSMERSGAVSPSESVTSVNTVGTKRKERDFDADAGVEETNITVVVRCRGRNEREVRENSNVVVATDAVKGKVVELSMGPSALSNRSYNFDRVFSQAADQNMVFDDTVKPILDEMLSGYNCTIFAYGQTGTGKTYTMSGDMTETLGLLSDEAGIIPRVLQTLFNKLELEDAESTIKCSFIELYNEELRDLLSSDESAKLKIYDDTSRRGHTSTVVQGMEEKHIKTAAEGVKVLQEGSLRRQVAATKCNDLSSRSHTVFTITTYVRKPNEHGVDALVSAGKLNLVDLAGSENIQRSGAENKRAAEAGLINKSLLTLGRVINALVDRGSHIPYRESKLTRLLQDSLGGRTKTCIIATISPAKSNLEETISTLDYAFRAKNIKNKPQLNPMMEKKTLLKDFTMEIEKLKSELIATRQRNGVYLSNEAYEEMTAQSESRRIVNEEQAAKLETLESNLRNKVQELFNLQSTFMGLKKDHEGTKALLDDTKEVLDQTEIVLSATRKSLAEETRIRKAHQKTEEKLTQVGGELINKLHKTVRDVGGLHAKNKRKSDLQSLNRNTWSTSQDQVADVTSMVERRIEEFQDEQQEHIASVGKRMEEFVSEELRKLSSTQTFLDEHFGTFVESKKQLLDGKQKSKEDMDEVLEEIKVVRDTVKDRMGESLQSISHSAERIAADMLNEMTAFHGQLHNSYSALGKDFKSIFEDLVKHITAQRAECDSLRRQLQAATNTIVLQNATTSTRIQDALEEERRQAVDDRQKLMTQISALINTQAEAQESRLHDKAVLIQKSMAEANTNLENAVSHYGEGMTSWDVKEGELLDEVKKSRDQLKTKLKDDWTAANEHSNSIQATAKSVHAETVRVVDEQIKDLDVQMEALDDFVTRAKSENGHHHETHGQSVQALSNTVEESFGNISAHFKSTFDRVQNLGEEMELDLGDLQDGLEPLNDQLCQPLANLREDISGTALQEYQPTGDTPAKVQYHYPTDLPRTEPHDLIISRIDEMPTPTKDRDNDKDTTIVFADLDSQKMMTSPPRPPPRASNASAPDGSTLGMSLREVNPNLTTGSINFNPRVSTMSMPPERTMPLFKRSTRVTRSAKKSINIDAIVVEGGENALPTTFEQRRKSPRLN